A window of Pyrus communis chromosome 3, drPyrComm1.1, whole genome shotgun sequence genomic DNA:
TAACATCCTTTCTCTGGAAACTCATAAGCTTCTTCTCACCTAGGATACATTAAAGGAAACATCACTCACCCCAATAACTCATCGGAAAACCAGATAAAACATTTTACCAGTTTCGATAAGTTCAAGCCAACCAAACAAAGCACTCTGTGAAAGGTGAAAACataatttgaatcaaataaaaGCAGCTTTCCATCTGAGAGCATACCAGGGAAGTAGACTTGTATACTATCAGTCCCAGAAATGTTAACTCCAGTAACAACACCTTCCCACCAGCCATCACACCACCACGCATCAACTGCTACTCCAACCTCAAAACAACCCTCTGTAGAATCATTGAGACGACAGGGTCGGATTGTCAGGCGGCCTGAGCATCTCATGCCTAGTTTATCAGGAGCAGCAACTTTGAAGGCAGGGACCCATTCCTACACATTAAAAAACATGTGAAGATCTAAGATTCTAAATTCATTCAGCAATTAGTTTACACAAACAGGCCAATtaccaaaatgattaaaaaaaaaaaaaaaaaaaaaacatttcttgCAAATGCGCATACTAGAACACAATGTTGACTTATAGGCAATCTGTTTTATATTAAATTGACTCATGGAGAACATGCACTCAAATCACGAATAGACGAATAGCAACCAAGCTATATAGTAATAtttacaacaacaaagccttatcccactaagtgggtcgGCTGCTATATAGTAATACCAAAACAATGTTTTCCCATGCTCCCTTCGTTCTAATATGAGCCAgaaaagaattcaaaacaaaGATCTCTAGAAGACTGCTTACCTCCAGATTGCCAGATCCATCCACATCTTGCAAATCATCATATTGAACTTTGAGAATCTTTTGAGATGTTTGCAAGACCTGACACCTAAACCAACATCCTCGTATGCCACTATCCTGACAGAGCAACTCTATCTTTTCATCAACTTTAAAAGAAACTGGGCGTAAGGGCTCCGATCCAGCAATCTTAACTCCCATGGTTTTCCTtgataattttaatttcaacTTTGGATATGTTGGAACGCAATTTGGTAAATGATTCCCAGTGACCAAATTTTTAACACCAGAATGTCCCTGATTCCCCTTGCTGGTTCTGTTTCTCTTAAGGCTCACCCTCAGAGGATCATCAGGTGCTAACTCTACCTCATCTTCATCACATAATTTATGGTACTTGGCTTTGGCTTTTTGCTTGGAGATGTGGACATCTAGAGAAGACAGAATTGCTTGATTAGAATACCCGTGCAATTTAGCAAGACTGAAGGGCTTAACCTTGTAGTCCCCAAGTTGCCGACAGCACATAAGGATTCCAGAGGAAGATTTATGAGCTACAACAGCCAAGCATTTTTCGTAGTGCTTAGGAGTCAGAACTGTTGCAGGACCACCAACACACTCAGCATTGATCACCTGAACATAAGGTGTGATAAAAACTTCTCTGGGGTGTGGATTCAGATCAGGGATTACACCTGTGACTTCCCAAGTGTGGTGAAACCAATGCACTTTAAGCCTTTTCTGCCCTTTCTTGTCTTCATACATGTCTTCCACGTAACCTAGGTAGTGGCTTTCTTCTTCCAAAGCCAATATAAAGACAAAGGAATGGACCTGAAAATCACGGTCACAATAATAAACATTACACAGCTTATCAATGCAAATTATAAGTTGTACAACAAAAGAAGTAAATCATTTGATGCTTACAGAAATGGTAGCTCCATTCCTGTGAAATGCAGGGTAATGCTTGAGCTGTTTGGCACAAATCCAGGCAATACCAGACCATTCAATGTCTGAATTGTGAACTTTCAATTTCCTTGGAACcttgaaaagaaagagagaacttagtaaaatatatatatgaacccAAAATACAGACTTAGCAAATAACTGTATGTGAATACCATCTGATCAGGCATATAAGTTTGGCGAGCACCGAGTCCAGTAATTGGCAATGGTTGTGTTGTTTCATCTGTTGGTGAATCTGTCATAGGATGAGTAGGTTTGCTTTAAATCATACTTCAAAGTCAAATGAGCATTAGTAGAGTAAAATGTGACAAAAGACCATACATGAATATACAGGCATAATGCAAGAACTGATTTTGGGGATTTGAAAACTCAACAGTTAAAAAAATGCTTATCAACAAGTGACAAAATAGCACCATGGTATGCTTTCCAATCTTGACTAGTCAGCAAAAAAATGGATGAGAAAGAAAGGTACACAAGCAGCCAGCTTTctgaactttatttaatgattcaATGAATAAGGTGAACAAAATGTTGATTTCACAATATTGATTGATTAAACCTTACAAAACCCTGTAACCACAAAAAAGCCTTAGAAAACCCAAAATGTGATAAATCATTATTCAAATCTATTAATGTCCAAATAACTTAATGCTTCCATTTAACGTTATAGCTTTAGATGAAAACTTTCTTACAATAACAGAGGTTGAATGGAATGAAAAGGTGTGCCATTTCTCAAATCAACAATTTCAGATGTTACTCAAAACAGGAAAAGTTCAAATTAAATATGCATGTCTATTGCTACCCACTTACCATGCTGTATGATACATTACACTCGGTACATAGTCTACGTTGAACAGAAGCAAGGACTCCATAGCCAGATTCTGAATTCCTAGGGTTGTAAACAAATAGACTACTTAAAGGAACTAAAATCTTCCCAAATTTCACAGGTGACAAAGCAAAGCTCACcaaaattaggattttaagatTCACCATCCATGCCCCTTCCACAACcaccaacccccccccccccccccccccaaacaaaaaaaaaaacccacgaaacaaaaaaagaaagggaaagtaaATAATTCACATCAGGCTATAATTCCAAATTGTTCAGCAAGCACTCAAATCGTGGTTCCAAAAGGTACATGGAAGATAGTGCAAAACactaagaaaaagaaattaataggCATAATTTAAGGTCGGATACCCATTCTATCATTTGAGGTTGAAAATCCAGTTGACGAACTCATACtagctctccctctctctctctctctctttctccttgctTCCGTAGGTGCAGCGAATTTGTGAAGATTGAAGAAGTAGAAGGCAAGGATGTTTAATGTGACATGAGAACAAGCTGGCAGAGAGAGCTTATAAAGAATGACGGTAGTGAGACACGTATAGCCAACCTCTCCTTTTTGGAAAGATGCTGAGGTATAATTGGCTTTACATAtttctttacaaaaaattggatTTTATCAAAGGAAACCAAATTAATGTAGGCAATCTCCTCTAACAATAAATCACTAACGTATAGACTTACTGACTTTTTTTTCGGATTCCAAATCcaaaataattttcatttttaaaagaaaGGTGGGAGGAATACTCCCTCCATTCTCATAACAGAAAATATTTAAAGGTAAAAGAAGGTAAAATTCCTCTAATGCAAATAATTGTCGACTAATAGAAAAGGAATTAAGTATCAGCCCAGATATCTTCTGATTACATTACATTCCTAATGAAAAACTTTGATTTGATTAAGAATGGTTTACTTGGTTCCAGAACTATCAACTATACCATGTGGAGAAGCATGAGCTTAGAATTACATTCCTAAAGAAAACCTTATCAGTGACAAAACACAATACTGTGGTATTCTAGAACAGGTCATAGTAAGAAATTCAAGGGCAGGTTCAAGCATGCCTCCTGACCCCAAAATAGATAAATAATGTAAAAGAAATTACCTCGCCAGAGCCAAGACAAAATATATCCTAGATATAAAATTGGAAATGTCCTTTGCCATATATAAAGTTGTCATGTCATAAAACATCTGTTGGGAACAGAAATACCTTACATATTATCACTGTTATGTGTTATCTCAAAGAATaagtttctttccttctttcttccgATACTCTAGCTATCCGTTCTATGGAAAGAACATGAGCATAGAACTACATACTAAGGAAAAACTGCACCGGCAAAACACAATGCTTTGATACACTAAAATAGGTTACTAACAAAATTCAAAGGCAGGTTCAAGTAAGTCCCCCACTCGGCCACACCCAATTAGAAAATGAAATGCCCCTCTAAGGCAAAGGCAATATAACTCTTTATCATACATAAAAGTACAAATTCCGTGCAACTGTAGTTGGACAAACATATCCTCATTAAGACTAAATTTGTtttgggaaaacaaaatatctTTATTTGTCCTTTTTTGCCTCCTTTCTGTACTCTTGCCTTCTGTAATACGTACATTTTATTTTCTCCCTAAATATAAGTAACACCATGCCATTAACATAATTAAAGCCGACTACCACAGCAATTTACTTAAGACCATATATCCgtaattcataaattatttattcattaaaacaACTCCATACATTTAAACAGTTGGAAAACCTCACATACCATTAACATAAGAATTCACCGTCTACATGTTTAAATGTTCTGAAATAAAATCATTCTACTCTATATTTCACATACAAAGCACATATACGCACACTCATGCACATGCATGCTCACTTACACTACAGAATCCAACGTACAAATTAAAGAACATGGTTTCATTACTTTCAAAACCTCCTATACTAGTATAAATGGAACTGTGCCTTCTTTCAAAAGTGCAATTCTAGGGGAGGACCTTAAACAAATATCATCTCAATTTGCGGTCCCAAATATTATGATAATCAGTTTACAAAATTGAAAACTCAAGATTCTAAATGAGAAGATAAAAGATGCAATGTTGGAGAGACCTACTACTGCTTGCCCTGAGAAATTTACAGCAATGCAACAAAAGGATGACACAATTCAATCTCACAAATATCCCCAATTTGACCTTTTCATAAGGTATCACTACCCCTTAGTAATGTATAAGTATAACCATGTATATGAAATTTGTTATTCTAAACATGGTATGTCAAGGGCTACTCTTCTTTCGTATTGAAATTCTAATCTAAACAGCATATTGAGGCAATGCTTATGACAACCTGTATTCAAAAGTTTAATTCAACTCACAGATCACAACAAAGGACGATATTATTCATCATACTCAGTCAATGCCACTCAAAAAGTTCTATAAAAGGAACCTGAAAAGTGCAATGGATAACATAACATACCTGAAACCTCCGACCAGCAACGCCTCGAGACCAAGGAAGTAAGCCATTCTACAACTTCTCTTCTTGCTCTCCATTTGGTACATACATTAATGAATCCCTTGGACTCGTAAGTCTTCACAAACTCATCCGAAAGAACATACAGCATGTGCCTTATACTCCTCTCAGTCCCTATAACAGCGAGCACTAATTCCCCGGATGCCTCCTTCAAGTAGTAATGGACCACACGGCTACCGCGCTCTTGACACAGAGTGTGCTCCTCCCACGACACAAAACTATGAGTATTCATCATCATCTCTATTATCTAGAGAGCCCCAAATTCACAGAACAAGAAGCCCCCTTTTATCACATTACctgaaaaatcaaaacttaacaAGAAATAAGCGTTTTGGTACTCAAATAACCAACCCAATGGCCACAAAACTCTAACTTAGAACCTGGGTTTCATAGAAACTCGATCCCATTGAAGAAAATCTacattaaatttcataaaaatgttaaataaataaaataaacctaCCGTTGCTAGTATACTCATGGGGCGGAAGTTCCAGGAGCCAAACAGCctccaaaagaaagaaaaaaaaactgccCAAAACTggaaatgaagagagagagctAGGGTTGCTGTAAAACCTAGACCAAATTCAAAAAGACGAACTGGGTCTGTCACTCTCAGCTGGTTTCAATGGCGGCGGCTTTCGACACAGGAGATTGAAATGCCATTGACGGCGAGGACGACGAAGAAACCCAAAAAACTGAAAAGCGAGAAGCATACAAAAGGTGGGGTTTTTCAGTGGGCTGAAACTTGAAAGCAGAGCAGAAAAGGAGTGAGCTTTGGTGAAAAGGGCACGGAGGAGAGATAGAGAGGGAAGGAGGAAGGAGAGATTGGGAAAGAAGGCTATGGAGGTTGAGAGGAGGAAGTGAGTGACCTAATgtttagagagggagagaaagggggACGGCAGCCGCAGGGCATGAGTCAGGGGTTTGCAGAGCTTGGAGACCAAGGCAGCCCATGACATCCGGTGAGGGGGAAATGGGAGGAGCCAAACAGGGAGAGAGGGGTACGGTGGGAATTGTGGGATTCGCGTGAGGTTATTCTTGTACGTTTAACCTGCGGTCTTCTTTCGACACGTGGTAGCTAGTACGCTCCACGTCATCTACGACTACCATTGACTTGGGCAAGTGATTTAAGCTGACGAAGAAAACTTTTAATTTTCGTAAAATATTTAGGATTCATCCAAGAAATGCAATTAAGGTTATAATTCAGGTATTGTTCTAACGTAGCCCAAGAGTTCTCTTGATTGGAATACGGGTACGAATTAAGGGTAACAATTATGTGTATACAAGTCTAGGGTTTGAGGTTTAGGATTTAAATAAAGGAATAATGTATATACAAGTTAAAAGataacaaatttgtaattattgtTATCATTGaaatacgattgaaatactcaAGAAAAAATGAACATGCCTACACTCAACTCCCAATTCCGCCTCCTAAAAAACCCCACCAAGTATCTGCATATCCATCCTCAAACCCTAACTCATTTCTCATCCCCATCTCCCTACCAAAACACCCTCAACCTCCAACCATATTATCATCTCTCCCTTCCGAAGCCACAAACAATATTCCTCTACCAACACGAGCATCCGCTACAAAATCCAAGTTATGTAATGTAACGCTCGTCCGGCAAGAGTCCGTCAACGATACTTCCACCCAAAGAAACTCCACCGGAAACAACTTGTCAAGGTTTTGGGTAATGGGAGCTGTTTCCGTGGGAGTTGCGGCGGCACTAATGGCAATGGACGATCAGAAGGTGACGGCATTGGGCCCCGAAGGGCCGCTGATGGAAGAGTTTTGGGACAATGTAAGGAGATTTCCACAAGAAATCTCTATCCAGAACGTCTATTCTTTAGGCGTGGGAGGGAGCAGGGATATTGTATTGACATTGTTAAAAATGCATCAATAACGTGTTCGTGTACATTTTGTTAAGGACAACAGAATTAAAACATTATAGAAGATATTGTTCAAGATGCATGAATGATATGTGTgttgttttaagttgttaacTAGACAATATCAACACATTATCGATAACGTAGAGGCACTACGTAACAAACAAACATTTCATAGCCCAACTACAACATCcatttcaaacttcaaacagTAGTTCATCGATCCTTGCACGTGAAGGCCAGATAGCGAGTCTATAATTAAAAATCAAGTCATATGTTTGATCATGTTTGAACAGTGAAGGACGAAATTCCTAAGCACATCAAAAGAAGAGCGGCAACCAAAGATACAACGGGAGACCTTTACAAGCTTAGACCCCAaggttgcaaaaaaaaaaaaaaaaaaacaataaaaaactcTAATCTCCAACAGTAAAGGCCACACTGTGGCTGCCGTCACATCCTCAGAGGAAGTCAAACTCTGAACTGAGAAAGTAGACACTAGATGCAAGTCCCCTTCACAAACccctacaaatatatatacaaacaaagtaATATATGGGTAGAGAGTGAGGCTAAGGGCTATGTAAAATACCAACACTTGGCCTCGATGGGATCCATCATGCCAGTTTGGGAGGGAAAGTGAGGGAGGGAAGTAGATCTGATATCCAATTTCTAATCGGATCCTGCCAATCCAATCACATTGTGGGATGGGTATGAAGTATCACAGCTAGGGAGGAGGgagaaaggaaaattaaaagacataaaACAGTAAAAGCAAGCGAAAAACACCGGATAAGGGGCATGAAGCCCAAATCTGAGACAAGCTCAGGGGATACTTGAGATCTGTTTCAAGAAAAAACTGAGATAAAACTCAAGGGCGAATAGAGAATGAAAACGAAAGAATGAGACTAGAAAGGGGGAAGGAATATGATAACCTGTGATATTCTCCTTAGTTGTCAATCCTAAACTTAAAATTCGAAACCATCAGCGTACTGAAATTTGATAAGGTAAACTGATAAGACAAAACACCCTTgagtcatttttcaaatttaaaccaTTTGGTATAGCTTGCTTTTCTTAAATCATCAACTTATCACATAAAATCGTGATGATCCCCTCAAATTATAGCTTGTTTTTGTTCTCCTTGGTTTTCTTTTGAGAGCAGATAACAGAAGGAGTAGGATCACAGTTTATGAAAATaatggttttatttattttttgcttaaAAAAGTACATCTCTTATATGTACTGGTGACCTTGTACAGTGCTGCTGCTACTGTTCTTAATTATACGATCTCTCCTAATTTTATTAACTGTTCTACAATAATAAGCATTTCTTTACCCTCATGCATCATATGCATCATGCATATGGATATGGACACGTTATATCATGGCAGTCAGTCTTACATGATATATATACACCTGCGTAAAATGTTAGTGGTTATCAATTTTTTAGCTTTTATTTGGGTCCTGTATAGGAGTAATACTGGTGGCAGCTAGAAACTTCAGAGAACTACTTTTTTATTTAAGGTGAATATCTTCCTTCTTTAACTTtgatgttttcacttttcaGAAGGGTTTCCTGCAGCTGCAGGGCAAAGggaattttgattttgattgatTTGGGTTCCCCATTTTCCCCCATGCATGTATTTTAACCAAGGCCATTTTTGTAAATTAACTCGGAGCCGATGAACTGTAGCAAGTTTTAGGACTACTATAAGTAGCAAATAG
This region includes:
- the LOC137729934 gene encoding uncharacterized protein gives rise to the protein MMMNTHSFVSWEEHTLCQERGSRVVHYYLKEASGELVLAVIGTERSIRHMLYVLSDEFVKTYESKGFINVCTKWRARREVVEWLTSLVSRRCWSEVSDSPTDETTQPLPITGLGARQTYMPDQMVPRKLKVHNSDIEWSGIAWICAKQLKHYPAFHRNGATISVHSFVFILALEEESHYLGYVEDMYEDKKGQKRLKVHWFHHTWEVTGVIPDLNPHPREVFITPYVQVINAECVGGPATVLTPKHYEKCLAVVAHKSSSGILMCCRQLGDYKVKPFSLAKLHGYSNQAILSSLDVHISKQKAKAKYHKLCDEDEVELAPDDPLRVSLKRNRTSKGNQGHSGVKNLVTGNHLPNCVPTYPKLKLKLSRKTMGVKIAGSEPLRPVSFKVDEKIELLCQDSGIRGCWFRCQVLQTSQKILKVQYDDLQDVDGSGNLEEWVPAFKVAAPDKLGMRCSGRLTIRPCRLNDSTEGCFEVGVAVDAWWCDGWWEGVVTGVNISGTDSIQVYFPGEKKLMSFQRKDVRASRDWVENRWVDVKAKPDVFSYVSENISSSMKLFSVSSSSMAKASSKLEAVEEKQGSPDLALLHEELGKVTRMNMRK